A section of the Streptomyces sp. CG1 genome encodes:
- a CDS encoding cytosine permease has translation MTEIVDREAPATSAGRTYNDWAKNDTLEDYSLRYAPKSFRRWTPYVVATTALGGIAYLADFAIGGSIAISNGFSSAMVAILTAAVVIFLTGIPISYYSAKYSIDMDLLTRGAGFGYLGSTLTSVIYASFTFIFFALEGSIMAQALELGLHIPLAIGYLICSLIILPLVVYGMTALSKMQVWTQPVWLVLMVAPFVSIAIQEPGRFSQFTHFAGTSPTGSTISMLGVGAGAGVALSLIAQIGEQVDYLRFMPDKTPENAKKWWGAVLSAGPGWVVLGALKQIGGAFLAFYIAGSVGLAKANEPIQQYVHGFKTFAAPVALGLATFFVILSQVKINSTNAYSGSLSWSNFFSRLTHRHPGRVVYIFLNVGIALALMEGGVFGFLNTVLGFYSNVAIAWIGAVVADLVINKPLKLSPSYIEFKRAHLYNFNPVGFGSMLIASAVSIAAYFNAFGDYGEAYSPFIALFLAMVLSLLFAVLTKGKYYIARLDDLDEPLLGADDLPSAAVLTCSVCATEFERPDMAGCPFHQGAICSLCCSLEKNCHDSCKSGSGSGPVDLAIPTVRSAD, from the coding sequence GTGACGGAGATCGTCGACAGAGAGGCGCCGGCAACGTCAGCCGGACGGACCTACAACGACTGGGCGAAGAACGACACGCTGGAGGACTATTCGCTGCGCTACGCGCCGAAGTCCTTCCGGCGCTGGACCCCCTACGTGGTGGCGACCACCGCCCTGGGCGGCATCGCCTACCTGGCCGACTTCGCCATCGGCGGCTCGATCGCCATCTCCAACGGCTTTTCCAGCGCCATGGTGGCGATCCTGACAGCGGCTGTTGTCATCTTCCTGACCGGCATCCCGATCTCGTACTACTCGGCGAAGTACTCGATCGATATGGACCTGCTGACCCGGGGCGCGGGCTTCGGCTACCTCGGCTCGACGCTCACCTCGGTCATCTACGCCAGCTTCACCTTCATCTTCTTCGCCCTTGAAGGCTCGATCATGGCGCAGGCCCTGGAACTGGGCCTGCACATCCCGCTCGCGATCGGGTACTTGATCTGCTCGCTGATCATCCTGCCGCTGGTCGTCTACGGCATGACCGCCCTTTCGAAGATGCAAGTGTGGACGCAGCCCGTCTGGCTGGTGCTGATGGTCGCGCCGTTCGTGTCCATCGCGATCCAGGAGCCGGGCAGGTTCTCGCAGTTCACCCACTTCGCGGGCACCTCGCCGACCGGTTCCACCATCAGCATGCTCGGTGTCGGCGCGGGCGCGGGCGTGGCGCTGTCTCTGATCGCGCAGATCGGTGAGCAGGTCGACTACCTGCGCTTCATGCCCGACAAGACGCCGGAGAACGCGAAGAAGTGGTGGGGCGCAGTGCTGAGCGCCGGTCCGGGCTGGGTGGTGCTGGGCGCGCTCAAGCAGATCGGCGGCGCCTTCCTGGCCTTCTACATCGCCGGCAGCGTGGGCCTGGCCAAGGCCAACGAGCCCATCCAGCAGTACGTGCACGGCTTCAAGACGTTCGCCGCGCCCGTCGCCCTGGGCCTGGCCACGTTCTTCGTGATCCTTTCCCAGGTAAAGATCAACTCGACGAACGCGTACTCCGGCTCGCTGTCCTGGTCCAACTTCTTCTCCCGCCTCACCCACCGTCACCCGGGCCGGGTCGTCTACATCTTCCTCAACGTCGGCATCGCCCTGGCCCTCATGGAGGGCGGCGTCTTCGGCTTCCTCAACACGGTCCTCGGCTTCTACTCCAACGTGGCCATCGCCTGGATCGGCGCGGTCGTCGCCGACCTCGTCATCAACAAGCCGCTGAAGCTCAGCCCCTCCTACATCGAGTTCAAGCGGGCTCACCTGTACAACTTCAACCCGGTCGGCTTCGGCTCGATGCTCATCGCCTCGGCCGTCTCGATCGCCGCGTACTTCAACGCCTTCGGCGACTACGGCGAGGCGTACTCCCCCTTCATCGCGCTGTTCCTGGCCATGGTGCTCTCGCTGCTGTTCGCGGTCCTGACCAAGGGCAAGTACTACATCGCCCGCCTCGACGACCTGGACGAGCCGCTGCTGGGCGCGGACGACCTGCCCTCGGCCGCCGTCCTGACCTGCTCGGTGTGTGCGACCGAGTTCGAGCGGCCCGACATGGCGGGCTGCCCCTTTCACCAGGGCGCGATCTGCTCGCTCTGCTGCAGCCTGGAGAAGAACTGCCACGACTCCTGCAAGAGCGGCA
- a CDS encoding IS110 family transposase, translating into MTAIWAGIDAGRTHHHCVVIDDTGKRLLSRRVANDETELLKLLADVLALGDEVTWGIDLADGGAALLIDLLLNHGQHTLYIPGRAVSRASEGYRGEGKTDAKDAAIIADQTRLRRDLQPLLPGDELVAEIKVHTGHRRDLADDRTRVINRLHNHLTSIFPALDRALDLTNTGPLILLTGYQTPAAIRRTGARRLETWLRNRKVRGAAELAEKALAAAESQHTSATGEKPTAQLVHTLAKEVMRLNEQIAETDKLIEARFREHKHAEVIASMPGIGPLLGAEFLAATGGDMTAFESPDRLAGFAGVAPAPRDSGKISGNLHRPRRYSRRLQRVFYTSALISIRCCDESRRFYDRKRAEGKRHTQAVLALARRRVNVLWALLRDGRCYEPIPPVTNAA; encoded by the coding sequence GTGACAGCGATCTGGGCCGGCATCGATGCCGGCAGGACCCATCACCACTGCGTGGTGATCGACGACACCGGCAAGCGGCTGCTGTCGCGGCGAGTGGCCAACGACGAGACGGAGTTGCTGAAGCTCCTGGCCGACGTCCTCGCCCTGGGCGATGAGGTCACCTGGGGCATCGACCTGGCCGATGGCGGCGCCGCCCTGCTGATCGATCTGCTGCTCAACCACGGACAGCACACGCTCTACATCCCCGGCCGAGCCGTCAGCCGCGCCTCCGAGGGCTACCGGGGTGAAGGCAAGACCGACGCCAAGGACGCCGCGATCATCGCCGACCAGACCCGGCTCCGCCGGGACCTGCAACCCTTGCTTCCCGGTGACGAACTGGTCGCCGAGATCAAGGTCCACACCGGCCATCGCCGCGACCTCGCCGACGACCGCACCCGCGTGATCAACCGGCTCCACAATCACCTCACCAGCATCTTTCCCGCTCTGGACCGGGCTCTGGACCTCACGAATACCGGCCCGCTGATCCTGCTGACCGGCTACCAGACCCCAGCCGCCATCCGCAGGACCGGGGCCCGGAGGCTGGAGACCTGGCTGCGTAACCGGAAAGTCCGCGGTGCTGCCGAGCTTGCCGAGAAAGCCCTGGCGGCCGCCGAGAGCCAGCACACCAGCGCGACCGGGGAGAAGCCGACGGCCCAGCTCGTGCACACGCTCGCCAAGGAGGTGATGCGCCTCAACGAGCAGATCGCCGAAACCGACAAGCTCATCGAGGCGCGGTTTCGCGAGCACAAGCACGCCGAGGTGATCGCGAGCATGCCCGGCATCGGGCCCCTGCTCGGCGCCGAGTTCCTCGCCGCCACCGGCGGCGACATGACGGCTTTCGAGAGCCCGGACCGCCTCGCCGGGTTCGCCGGCGTCGCCCCAGCTCCGCGCGACTCGGGCAAGATCAGCGGAAATCTGCACCGGCCCAGACGTTACAGTCGTCGACTCCAGCGCGTCTTCTACACCTCCGCGCTGATCAGCATCCGCTGCTGTGACGAGTCCCGCCGCTTCTACGACCGCAAACGCGCCGAAGGCAAGCGGCACACCCAGGCCGTCCTCGCCCTTGCCCGCCGCCGGGTCAACGTCCTGTGGGCCCTGTTGCGCGACGGGCGGTGCTACGAACCCATACCCCCCGTCACGAACGCTGCTTGA
- a CDS encoding ABC transporter substrate-binding protein: protein MYPLPPSRNGNSSRTLNVALVVPLQGPAGVFGPSCELAAQLAVEELNAAGGVLDQEVRLIVVDGGAPPERTAAEVEALVSLRAVDAVVGWHTSAVRRALLPRIAGRVPYVYTAQYEGGERTPGVFLTGETDAAQLLPAMRLLAETAGARRWCTVGNDYVWPHVTARAARGYARACGGRVRDEVFVPLGTYEFASVLRRIERCEADAVLMLLVGDDAARFNRAFAAYGLHQRCLRLSTHMDENILLATGAEATEGLWATAGYFETLGTAESLDFSGPYLVDRDERAIRRVGSPRGVGCGFQWSAVRGFLRFAARHPPTTRLLIRNCDPIAE from the coding sequence GTGTATCCGCTGCCCCCATCGAGGAACGGCAACTCGAGCCGGACCCTGAACGTGGCGCTGGTCGTGCCGTTGCAGGGTCCGGCCGGAGTCTTCGGCCCGTCGTGCGAGCTGGCCGCCCAACTGGCCGTGGAGGAGCTGAACGCCGCGGGCGGCGTGCTGGACCAGGAGGTCCGGCTGATCGTTGTGGACGGCGGAGCTCCGCCGGAGCGGACTGCGGCCGAGGTCGAGGCCCTGGTGTCCCTTCGCGCGGTGGACGCGGTGGTGGGCTGGCACACCTCGGCGGTGCGCAGAGCACTGCTGCCGCGCATCGCGGGCAGGGTGCCGTACGTCTATACCGCCCAGTACGAGGGCGGTGAGCGCACGCCCGGGGTGTTCCTGACCGGCGAGACGGACGCAGCGCAGTTGCTGCCGGCGATGCGGCTGCTGGCCGAGACGGCCGGCGCTCGGCGCTGGTGCACGGTGGGCAACGACTACGTGTGGCCGCACGTGACCGCCCGGGCCGCGCGCGGGTACGCACGAGCCTGTGGCGGCCGGGTACGGGACGAGGTCTTCGTACCGCTGGGGACGTACGAGTTCGCCTCGGTGCTGCGCCGGATCGAGCGGTGCGAGGCGGACGCGGTGCTGATGCTGCTGGTCGGGGATGACGCGGCGCGCTTCAACCGGGCGTTCGCCGCCTACGGGCTGCACCAGCGGTGTCTGCGGCTGAGCACGCACATGGACGAGAACATCCTGCTGGCCACCGGCGCGGAGGCCACCGAGGGACTGTGGGCGACGGCCGGGTACTTCGAGACACTGGGGACCGCCGAGAGCCTGGACTTCAGTGGTCCCTACCTTGTTGATCGGGATGAGCGAGCCATTCGTAGGGTTGGCTCACCCAGGGGTGTCGGGTGTGGCTTTCAGTGGTCTGCCGTCCGTGGCTTCCTACGATTCGCCGCCCGACACCCCCCGACGACTCGGCTGCTGATTAGGAATTGCGATCCGATCGCTGAGTAG
- a CDS encoding MarR family winged helix-turn-helix transcriptional regulator yields the protein MPSESSPDLAHLLSHAERRLVRRLAEVLAEEDCSVEEWRVLSIVADGQGHPMSEIADYALMPAPSLTKLVDLMVADNLVHRRPDPADRRRVLLYLTPRGSAFHRRAARRVRTDQARLLDALADHGELIKLLPMLTATLDGQSAVAPAEQLR from the coding sequence ATGCCGTCCGAATCGTCGCCGGACCTCGCCCACCTCCTCAGCCACGCCGAGCGGCGCCTCGTGCGGCGCCTGGCCGAAGTACTGGCCGAGGAGGACTGCTCGGTTGAAGAGTGGCGGGTCCTGTCGATCGTCGCCGACGGCCAGGGGCACCCGATGAGCGAGATCGCCGACTACGCCCTCATGCCGGCACCCAGCCTGACCAAGCTCGTCGATCTCATGGTCGCCGACAACCTGGTTCACCGCCGCCCCGACCCCGCTGACCGCCGCCGCGTTCTGCTGTATCTCACGCCCCGCGGCAGTGCGTTCCACCGACGTGCCGCCCGCCGCGTGCGCACGGACCAGGCCCGGCTTCTCGACGCCCTCGCCGACCACGGCGAACTCATCAAGCTGCTCCCGATGCTCACGGCAACCCTCGACGGACAGTCTGCGGTCGCTCCGGCGGAACAACTGCGTTGA
- a CDS encoding alpha/beta hydrolase, producing the protein MERLTAPEPAAGGVIERGEVPLGGNWSVPEDGDGTALVRGLAERSTNWSGVPHFCGDLPEAEQKLVLATGAVPVADLFNQQVPGTTWRTKPSWYIVANNDRTVHPDLERSAAERMGAKIRPVDSSHVPMLSHPDFVLDVIREAAESLDVQAKPTTTGRSSTRKEAAPDRPGRLLATTSRFQTQ; encoded by the coding sequence ATGGAGCGGCTCACTGCGCCGGAACCCGCAGCCGGTGGTGTCATCGAACGCGGGGAGGTGCCGCTCGGCGGGAACTGGTCCGTGCCCGAGGACGGTGACGGTACGGCTCTGGTGCGAGGACTAGCAGAACGGTCCACCAACTGGTCGGGCGTCCCGCACTTCTGCGGCGACCTCCCGGAAGCGGAGCAGAAGCTCGTCCTGGCGACGGGCGCTGTGCCAGTGGCGGACCTGTTCAACCAGCAGGTTCCCGGAACCACCTGGCGGACGAAGCCAAGCTGGTACATCGTCGCCAACAACGACCGCACCGTGCACCCCGACCTGGAGCGGTCCGCCGCCGAGCGCATGGGCGCCAAAATCCGTCCCGTGGACAGCAGCCACGTTCCCATGCTCTCGCATCCCGACTTCGTCCTCGATGTGATCCGTGAGGCCGCGGAGTCCCTCGACGTCCAGGCCAAGCCGACAACGACCGGCCGCAGCTCAACACGCAAGGAGGCGGCCCCGGACCGACCGGGCCGCCTCCTAGCAACGACATCACGCTTTCAAACTCAGTAG
- a CDS encoding ISL3 family transposase, whose protein sequence is MARTSESLAMPCPDCGTPSVRRHSGYQRRLADGAVGGRQVRIELTVRRLFCGAPECTRVTFAEQVDGLTVRYGRRTPQLKGLLSVVAVALAGRAGERLAAKLPVSVSGTTLLSLAMGLSAPSAETPRVLGVDEFALRKGHHSYGTVLVDCETRAPVDLLPEREAASFAAWLTEHPGVEIICRDRGGCYADGGRTAAPDAVQVADLWHIWHNLAEAVKRLVSGDQACLRDPAPAPGTAPDVVRPPVSHAGRLAARVERHHTAVHDLLSQGMGIRAVSRQLSLAVNTVRRYARAATWEELATGRWQNLPSILNPHKPYLHQRWCEGHTVAVKLHAELRERGFTGSCSAVRDYLQRFHRTPGDPPLPKPPGVRKVTGWITRRPDRVSEDDRQILKEILAHCPELEAASGHVRSFAAMMAARSAERLPQRIANARTDESHGLRNFADGLVKALDAVALGLSTQWSSGCVEGRVTDIKFLKRQMAGRAGHRLLRKRVLLAAADRRPPTADRRPPTTQSHGPGSPVIGFTEILEEPRFTRRRHRAAAAVSRKSAITGTRCGTRG, encoded by the coding sequence GTGGCCAGAACCTCGGAGTCGCTGGCGATGCCGTGTCCCGACTGCGGAACGCCGTCGGTGCGGCGCCACAGCGGGTATCAGCGCCGCCTCGCGGACGGTGCGGTCGGCGGGCGGCAGGTGCGCATCGAGCTGACGGTCCGACGCCTGTTCTGCGGTGCGCCCGAATGTACGCGGGTGACGTTCGCCGAGCAGGTGGACGGGCTGACTGTGCGCTACGGGCGGCGGACGCCGCAGCTGAAGGGCTTGTTGAGCGTGGTGGCTGTGGCGCTGGCCGGTCGGGCCGGCGAGCGGCTCGCCGCGAAGCTTCCGGTGTCGGTCAGCGGGACGACCCTGCTGTCCCTGGCCATGGGTCTGTCCGCCCCGTCCGCGGAGACACCCCGGGTGCTCGGGGTCGACGAGTTCGCCCTGCGCAAGGGGCACCACAGCTACGGCACGGTCCTGGTCGACTGCGAGACCCGTGCCCCGGTCGACCTGCTGCCCGAGCGGGAGGCCGCCTCGTTCGCCGCCTGGCTCACCGAGCACCCCGGCGTGGAGATCATTTGCCGTGACCGTGGCGGCTGTTATGCCGACGGCGGCCGCACCGCAGCGCCGGATGCTGTCCAGGTGGCGGACTTGTGGCACATCTGGCACAACCTCGCCGAGGCGGTGAAACGCCTGGTCAGCGGGGACCAAGCCTGCCTGCGTGACCCCGCTCCTGCCCCGGGGACGGCACCCGACGTCGTGCGCCCGCCCGTCTCACACGCGGGCCGTCTGGCCGCCCGGGTCGAACGGCATCACACCGCCGTGCACGACCTCCTCAGCCAGGGGATGGGTATCCGCGCGGTCTCCCGCCAACTGAGTCTGGCCGTGAACACCGTGCGACGCTATGCCCGGGCTGCCACCTGGGAGGAACTCGCCACCGGCCGCTGGCAGAACCTCCCCAGCATCCTGAACCCCCACAAGCCCTACCTCCACCAACGATGGTGTGAAGGGCACACCGTCGCGGTCAAGCTCCACGCCGAGCTCCGCGAACGCGGCTTCACCGGCTCCTGCTCCGCTGTGCGCGACTACCTGCAACGGTTCCACCGCACCCCGGGCGACCCACCCCTGCCGAAGCCGCCGGGTGTGCGCAAGGTGACCGGCTGGATCACCCGCCGCCCCGACCGCGTGAGCGAGGACGACCGGCAAATACTCAAGGAAATCCTGGCCCACTGCCCGGAGTTGGAGGCCGCGTCCGGACATGTGCGGTCCTTCGCCGCCATGATGGCCGCCCGCAGCGCGGAGCGACTGCCCCAGCGGATCGCCAACGCTCGCACGGACGAGAGCCACGGACTGCGCAACTTCGCCGACGGCCTCGTGAAGGCTCTCGACGCGGTCGCCCTCGGCCTGAGCACTCAGTGGAGCTCCGGCTGTGTCGAGGGCAGAGTCACGGACATCAAGTTCCTGAAGCGGCAGATGGCGGGCCGTGCCGGACATCGCTTGCTCCGCAAGCGAGTTCTCCTCGCCGCCGCCGACCGCCGACCGCCGACCGCCGACCGCCGACCGCCGACAACACAGAGTCACGGCCCCGGCAGCCCCGTGATCGGCTTCACGGAAATCTTGGAAGAGCCACGATTCACGCGTCGCCGACACCGCGCGGCCGCTGCGGTGAGCCGCAAGTCGGCCATCACTGGAACCAGATGTGGCACGAGAGGGTGA
- a CDS encoding polysaccharide deacetylase family protein — protein sequence METRSLVATHRPVSRRLLGVAAGLFAVRWLVPGHPAVAAKAVSPHSAATVDEEGLRALFGSENRVIDTRERVVAVTFNAAWNDAGLERVLGELGPRHAPATFFLTGDFADRYPEAVKRIVAAGHGLGNHSYSHPYFKDLTAAGRRREVQAADRTLRAAGAGDALTPFFRFPYSETSPAQIREVNKLGFADIEFTTDTNGWMGTEGGMTVDIAVRRALDALRPGAIVQMHVGASEGRTDVIDAQALPRILDAITARGYRVIDLRTLVTATHRRTRRQ from the coding sequence ATGGAAACTCGTTCTCTCGTCGCCACGCACCGTCCTGTGTCCCGCCGTCTGCTCGGAGTAGCCGCCGGGCTGTTCGCTGTCCGATGGCTGGTGCCCGGGCACCCGGCCGTAGCGGCCAAAGCTGTCTCGCCGCACTCAGCAGCCACCGTGGACGAGGAGGGACTGCGAGCGCTGTTCGGATCGGAGAACCGCGTGATCGACACGCGTGAACGGGTGGTAGCGGTGACGTTCAACGCGGCCTGGAACGACGCCGGCCTGGAGCGCGTCCTCGGCGAACTGGGCCCCCGGCACGCGCCTGCAACATTCTTCCTTACCGGCGACTTCGCCGACCGTTACCCCGAGGCGGTGAAGAGGATCGTGGCTGCGGGGCACGGCCTGGGCAACCACTCCTACAGCCACCCCTACTTCAAGGACCTGACCGCGGCCGGCAGACGCCGCGAGGTCCAGGCAGCCGACCGCACCCTGCGCGCCGCCGGAGCAGGAGATGCCCTGACCCCCTTCTTCCGGTTCCCCTACAGCGAGACCAGTCCTGCCCAGATCAGGGAGGTCAACAAGCTGGGATTCGCAGACATCGAATTCACCACCGACACCAACGGGTGGATGGGCACCGAGGGCGGGATGACCGTGGACATCGCGGTGCGCAGGGCCCTGGACGCCCTGCGCCCAGGGGCCATCGTGCAGATGCACGTCGGCGCCTCCGAGGGACGCACCGACGTGATCGACGCCCAGGCTCTGCCGCGGATCCTCGATGCGATCACCGCCCGTGGGTACCGCGTCATCGACCTCCGTACCCTCGTCACAGCCACCCACCGCAGAACAAGGCGGCAGTGA
- a CDS encoding IS110 family transposase: MAAIWAGIDAGKNHHHCVAIDDSGRRLLSRRVANDEPELLELLNGVLALGDEVTWGIDLADGGAARAIALLLNHDQLVHYISGRVIHRASESYRGEGKTDAKDAAVIADQVRIRRDLHPLRADDETVIDLKILTGRRMDLVADRTRTVNRLRAQLTGIFPGLERALDLTNTGPPTLLTGYQTPAALRRLGTKRLTTWLRNRKVVRADQLAETAVQAAERQHTSLPGEKLTAQMVHTLAKEVIALNRQVAELEKLIEARVRDHRHFDVITSMPGLGIILGAEFLAATGGDMATFGTPDRLAGFGGVAPVLRDSGKISGNLRRPQRYNRRLQRVLYTSALCSIRRCEESRRFYDRKRAEGKRHAQVALALARRRVNVLWALLRDGRCYELTPPVALTARQ; encoded by the coding sequence ATGGCCGCGATCTGGGCCGGCATCGACGCAGGCAAGAACCACCACCACTGCGTCGCGATTGACGACAGCGGCCGCCGGCTGCTGTCCCGACGCGTCGCCAACGACGAGCCCGAACTCCTCGAACTCCTCAACGGCGTCCTGGCCCTGGGTGACGAGGTGACCTGGGGAATCGACCTGGCTGATGGCGGAGCCGCCCGCGCCATTGCGCTCCTCCTCAACCACGACCAGCTGGTCCACTACATCTCCGGCCGGGTCATCCACCGCGCCTCCGAGAGCTACCGCGGCGAAGGCAAGACCGACGCCAAGGACGCCGCCGTCATCGCCGACCAGGTCCGCATCCGCCGCGACCTGCACCCGTTACGCGCCGACGACGAGACCGTCATCGACCTCAAGATCCTCACCGGCCGCCGAATGGACCTGGTCGCCGACCGCACCCGCACCGTCAACCGGCTCCGGGCCCAGCTGACCGGCATCTTCCCCGGCCTGGAACGGGCCCTGGACCTCACCAACACGGGCCCGCCCACCCTGCTGACCGGCTACCAGACTCCAGCTGCACTGCGTCGCCTCGGCACCAAGCGCCTGACGACCTGGCTCCGCAACCGCAAGGTCGTCCGCGCCGACCAGCTCGCCGAGACCGCGGTCCAGGCCGCCGAGCGCCAGCACACCAGCCTGCCCGGAGAGAAGCTGACTGCGCAGATGGTGCACACCCTGGCGAAGGAGGTGATAGCCCTCAACCGGCAGGTCGCCGAGCTCGAAAAGCTCATCGAAGCCCGGGTTCGCGACCACCGCCACTTCGACGTGATCACCAGCATGCCCGGCCTCGGCATCATTCTCGGCGCCGAGTTCCTCGCCGCCACCGGCGGCGACATGGCCACGTTCGGAACTCCGGACCGCCTCGCTGGCTTCGGCGGCGTCGCACCGGTCCTGCGCGACTCCGGCAAGATCAGCGGCAACCTGCGGCGCCCGCAACGCTACAATCGCCGCCTCCAGCGCGTCCTCTACACCTCCGCGCTCTGCAGCATCCGCCGATGCGAGGAATCCCGCCGGTTCTACGATCGCAAACGAGCCGAGGGTAAGCGCCATGCCCAGGTTGCCCTCGCCCTCGCTCGCCGCCGCGTCAACGTCCTCTGGGCCCTCCTACGCGACGGACGGTGCTACGAACTCACGCCGCCCGTCGCTCTCACCGCTAGACAATGA
- a CDS encoding glycerophosphodiester phosphodiesterase yields the protein MPLRPAALATITVTGLIALAAPAVTAQATAGQHSPVVVANRGASAYAPENTLAAADRLGIAWVENNVQRTKDGELVVLHDTSLARTTNVKKVFPDRSSWNVGDFTLREIEKLDAGSWFGAKFKGERVPTLEEYLEEVEDNGQKLLLDLNNPELYPGIERQALRELRHDGWLDRGHLKRRLIIQSFNADAIKKVHRLNPAIKTGFLGNPTVAELPKYAAFADQINPQYESTTADYVSAVHALKGPHGRRMTVYTWTVDDGPTAVKATRAGVDGIISNKPDVVRDAL from the coding sequence ATGCCGTTGCGTCCCGCTGCCCTTGCCACCATCACCGTGACGGGGCTGATCGCACTGGCGGCCCCCGCAGTCACGGCCCAGGCCACGGCAGGGCAGCACAGCCCGGTCGTCGTCGCCAACCGAGGCGCCTCCGCCTACGCCCCGGAGAACACCCTCGCCGCGGCCGACCGGCTCGGGATCGCGTGGGTCGAGAACAACGTCCAGCGCACTAAGGACGGCGAGCTGGTCGTCCTGCATGACACCTCGCTGGCCAGGACCACCAACGTCAAGAAGGTCTTCCCGGACCGCTCCTCGTGGAACGTCGGCGACTTCACGCTCCGGGAGATCGAGAAGCTGGACGCGGGCAGCTGGTTCGGCGCGAAATTCAAGGGCGAGCGGGTGCCGACCCTGGAGGAGTACCTGGAAGAGGTCGAGGACAACGGCCAGAAGCTCCTGCTGGATCTCAACAACCCGGAGCTCTACCCCGGTATCGAGCGGCAAGCCCTCCGGGAACTGCGTCATGACGGCTGGCTCGACCGGGGGCACCTCAAGCGCCGCCTGATCATCCAGAGCTTCAACGCTGACGCGATCAAGAAGGTCCACCGCCTGAACCCGGCCATCAAGACCGGCTTCCTCGGCAACCCCACGGTCGCCGAACTCCCCAAGTACGCCGCGTTCGCCGACCAGATCAACCCCCAGTACGAGTCGACCACCGCGGACTACGTCTCCGCCGTACACGCGCTCAAGGGCCCGCATGGCCGCCGGATGACGGTCTACACCTGGACCGTCGATGACGGCCCCACAGCGGTCAAGGCCACTCGGGCGGGAGTGGACGGCATCATCAGCAACAAGCCGGACGTCGTGCGCGACGCGTTGTAG
- a CDS encoding SDR family oxidoreductase, giving the protein MTVEPTAGYGSRDHALHGQTLVVIGGSAGIGLATARLARTQGAGVVLTGRDPERLHTAAKEADALSTAAFDAHDPEQLERFFQQLPGPIDHVMVTAGGPSYGRLLDMDAAQARRAISDHMVLALEVARHCAGTVRPGGTLLLMGGTGARRIRAALGVAPTVTAATPAFTASLALELAPVRVNLIAAGFVDTPLSARLLGDALDARREELRATLPIGRVVVPEDVAALAVHIMTNTALTGATYDIDGGQQLVG; this is encoded by the coding sequence ATGACGGTTGAGCCGACTGCGGGTTACGGATCCCGCGACCATGCCCTGCACGGGCAGACCCTCGTCGTCATCGGCGGGAGCGCGGGCATCGGGCTGGCGACCGCGCGGCTCGCCCGTACCCAGGGCGCCGGCGTGGTCCTCACTGGACGGGACCCCGAACGCCTGCACACCGCCGCCAAGGAGGCCGACGCCCTCAGCACCGCCGCCTTCGACGCCCATGACCCGGAGCAACTCGAACGGTTCTTCCAGCAGCTGCCAGGGCCGATCGACCACGTGATGGTCACCGCGGGCGGCCCGTCCTACGGCCGCCTTCTGGACATGGACGCCGCCCAGGCTCGCCGGGCCATCAGCGACCACATGGTGCTCGCCCTCGAGGTCGCACGCCACTGCGCCGGCACCGTACGGCCGGGCGGCACGCTGCTGCTCATGGGCGGCACGGGAGCCCGCCGGATCCGGGCCGCTCTCGGTGTCGCCCCTACGGTCACCGCCGCGACGCCCGCGTTCACGGCCAGTCTCGCACTCGAGCTCGCGCCGGTCCGGGTCAACCTGATCGCCGCCGGCTTCGTGGACACGCCGTTGTCGGCCCGGCTGCTCGGCGACGCACTCGACGCCCGCCGCGAGGAACTGCGCGCCACGCTGCCGATCGGCCGCGTAGTCGTACCAGAGGACGTGGCGGCGCTCGCCGTGCACATCATGACCAACACCGCACTCACCGGTGCGACCTACGACATCGACGGAGGCCAGCAGCTCGTCGGCTGA